From Scatophagus argus isolate fScaArg1 chromosome 10, fScaArg1.pri, whole genome shotgun sequence, a single genomic window includes:
- the LOC124066162 gene encoding histone H2A-like, whose translation MSGRGKTGGKARAKAKTRSSRAGLQFPVGRVHRLLRKGNYAERVGAGAPVYLAAVLEYLTAEILELAGNAARDNKKTRIIPRHLQLAVRNDEELNKLLGGVTIAQGGVLPNIQAVLLPKKTDKPGKTK comes from the coding sequence ATGAGCGGACGAGGTAAAACAGGCGGAAAAGCCAGAGCCAAGGCCAAGACCCGCTCCTCCCGTGCCGGGCTGCAGTTCCCGGTCGGTCGTGTCCACAGGCTGCTGAGGAAGGGGAACTATGCGGAGCGTGTGGGTGCCGGCGCCCCCGTCTACCTGGCGGCTGTGCTGGAGTACCTGACCGCTGAGATCCTGGAGCTGGCTGGAAACGCCGCCCGCGACAACAAGAAGACCAGGATCATCCCCCGTCACCTGCAGCTGGCCGTCCGCAACGACGAGGAGCTCAACAAGCTGCTGGGCGGAGTGACCATCGCTCAGGGCGGCGTGCTGCCCAACATCCAGGCCGTCCTGCTGCCCAAGAAGACCGACAAGCCCGGCAAGACCAAGTAG